One part of the Desulfonema ishimotonii genome encodes these proteins:
- a CDS encoding chloride channel protein gives MRMITPWRHPANWNIFRIDDRLLLIFIGIIVGVCSGVAAVALSRTLIFLLNWLHPFRHYWWAFVLPGVGAALSSLFLNNFLNEGAGHGVPEVIYSVSRYGGLIRFRSSFSRLISSCLTIGSGGSAGPEAPIVMSGSAIGSNIAKFFSLNDRQRVTLVGCGAAGAISAIFNAPISGMVFTIEVILGEWTALNIVPIAIASVAGTEIAHLLQGDHIVFEYGHFDIAFVDILASAGLAVVAAAVSIALTRAMRGMHKVAGRVPTSPWARAALGGFAVGAIGIYLPVVLGEGYHSIQEAIDGVFLPGLAVAALATLSKILATAFTLGWGGSGGIFAPALVIGSLAGLTFHRLIVLIWPSVAWVNEGCFALLGMAGLISGMLQAPLTGIFLIIEITGGYDVILPLIVVSAISSTVCQYLEPASFYLKELVEKGQLLRPGTDARVLSDLSIQELLEKDCICVGRNMLLREFIDIIQESHRNYFPVEDEETGHFLGLIHLDDIRPYLFNPGMYDAVIMEQLMHSHAEVVRLDDDLGKVLRRMDEKRLFSMPVVSNNRFVGMISKATLLDQYRKELRVQTCQ, from the coding sequence ATGCGTATGATCACTCCCTGGCGACACCCTGCAAACTGGAATATTTTCCGAATAGACGATCGGCTCCTGCTCATCTTCATCGGGATCATTGTCGGCGTGTGCAGTGGCGTGGCAGCCGTTGCCCTGAGCCGCACCCTGATTTTTCTCCTGAACTGGCTTCACCCGTTCCGCCATTACTGGTGGGCCTTTGTTCTTCCGGGCGTCGGTGCGGCCCTTTCCTCCCTGTTTCTGAACAACTTCCTCAACGAAGGGGCGGGCCACGGTGTGCCGGAAGTGATCTACAGCGTCTCCCGCTACGGGGGACTGATCCGCTTCCGCTCCAGCTTTTCACGGCTGATCTCCAGTTGCCTGACCATCGGCAGCGGCGGATCGGCAGGTCCCGAAGCCCCCATTGTGATGAGCGGGTCGGCAATCGGGTCCAATATCGCAAAATTTTTTTCACTCAACGACCGCCAGCGGGTCACGCTGGTGGGCTGCGGTGCGGCCGGGGCCATTTCCGCCATTTTCAACGCCCCCATCTCCGGAATGGTCTTTACCATCGAGGTGATTCTGGGCGAGTGGACCGCACTGAACATCGTCCCCATTGCCATCGCGTCGGTGGCCGGCACCGAGATTGCCCATCTGCTTCAGGGTGACCATATCGTCTTTGAGTACGGCCATTTCGACATCGCCTTTGTCGATATCCTCGCCTCTGCCGGACTGGCCGTTGTGGCGGCTGCCGTATCCATTGCCCTGACCCGCGCCATGCGGGGCATGCACAAAGTCGCGGGCAGGGTGCCCACCTCCCCGTGGGCGCGGGCCGCCCTGGGGGGATTTGCCGTCGGTGCGATCGGCATTTATCTGCCGGTTGTCCTGGGAGAGGGGTACCATTCCATTCAGGAGGCCATTGACGGCGTGTTTCTGCCGGGACTGGCCGTGGCCGCCCTGGCGACACTGTCCAAAATCCTGGCCACCGCCTTCACACTGGGCTGGGGTGGCTCCGGCGGGATATTTGCCCCCGCACTGGTCATCGGCAGCCTTGCGGGGCTGACCTTTCACCGCCTCATCGTCCTGATCTGGCCATCGGTGGCATGGGTCAACGAAGGATGCTTTGCCCTGCTGGGCATGGCCGGCCTGATCAGCGGAATGCTCCAGGCCCCGCTCACCGGTATTTTTCTCATTATTGAGATCACCGGCGGTTACGATGTGATTTTGCCGCTCATCGTGGTCTCGGCCATCTCCTCCACCGTGTGCCAGTATCTCGAACCCGCGTCGTTCTACCTGAAGGAGCTGGTGGAAAAGGGCCAGCTGCTAAGGCCCGGCACCGATGCCAGGGTGCTGTCAGACCTGAGCATCCAGGAGCTTCTGGAAAAGGACTGCATCTGTGTGGGCCGGAATATGCTGCTCCGGGAGTTTATCGACATCATTCAGGAATCCCACCGGAACTATTTTCCGGTCGAGGATGAGGAGACCGGCCACTTCCTGGGACTGATCCATCTGGACGACATCCGGCCCTATCTGTTCAACCCGGGGATGTATGACGCGGTGATTATGGAACAGCTGATGCACAGTCATGCCGAGGTGGTCCGGCTGGACGACGACCTCGGCAAGGTGCTGCGCCGGATGGACGAAAAGCGGCTGTTCAGTATGCCCGTGGTTTCAAACAACCGGTTTGTCGGGATGATTTCCAAAGCCACGCTTCTGGATCAGTACCGCAAAGAGCTGCGGGTACAGACCTGTCAATAA
- a CDS encoding PTS sugar transporter subunit IIA, whose translation MKLTINEVAQCLDLRLSTVERWVRQGRIPIQKSGDRYIFKRASLEKWAGTHNLLFSFPLKKEAVQPDAPAADTLLGAMTRGGMYADVRGDDVETLLKSAVGQITSLSDAVRAKLSDRLLQREQLTSTGIGKGIAIPHPRTPLGEEIAEPLIATVFPATPLDFRAVDNQPVFVLFILVSPSPKQHLHLLSRLSFCVRDDHFIDFLKSRPAPDSFLLKIGEAEARIDRKGRR comes from the coding sequence ATGAAACTAACGATTAACGAAGTTGCGCAATGCCTTGATTTGCGCCTGAGTACGGTGGAGCGGTGGGTACGTCAGGGAAGAATTCCCATTCAGAAGAGCGGAGATCGCTACATCTTCAAACGGGCCTCACTGGAAAAATGGGCAGGCACCCACAACCTCCTGTTTTCCTTTCCCCTGAAAAAGGAAGCCGTTCAGCCGGATGCGCCGGCGGCAGACACCCTGCTGGGGGCCATGACACGCGGCGGGATGTATGCCGACGTCCGGGGGGATGACGTGGAAACGCTGCTGAAATCGGCAGTCGGTCAGATCACGTCGCTGTCGGACGCGGTCAGGGCAAAGCTGTCTGACCGATTGCTGCAACGGGAACAGCTCACCTCGACAGGCATCGGCAAAGGGATCGCCATTCCCCACCCCCGGACCCCCCTGGGGGAAGAAATCGCCGAGCCGCTGATCGCCACCGTTTTTCCGGCCACCCCCCTGGATTTCAGGGCCGTGGACAATCAGCCGGTTTTTGTCCTCTTCATTCTGGTCAGCCCCTCTCCGAAGCAGCATCTCCACCTCCTTTCAAGGCTCTCATTCTGCGTCCGGGATGACCATTTTATTGATTTCCTGAAAAGCCGGCCTGCACCGGACAGCTTCCTCCTGAAAATCGGGGAAGCCGAGGCCCGGATCGACCGGAAAGGGAGGCGTTAG
- a CDS encoding McrB family protein, translating into MNIGDKVIAVVYEPFWENNRNVFCTLKPLIKINGEKVDTGDFYNRKRIWWKLTPEDEKNASVGRLLTVELQYAPSFDQGNSNSDRFQVAFNSAAPADQDVVEIVNGVSEFSLLKKRIIPNKRALTRCIFCRLGGEIIGPFTCEPQKSKEMPGTFDNHISPGIGAHEVRRIPWTEFAATVHPIEQSVEVATEEHEKNLITLDYVIFPRQSMDALLKRGIGEIVDTRKDEEIISEVAKSIKWSRRDKQGIRRLVKDMDKRNIEKDKEKILEIVERVEKNHELLRELTDELLEEKRLRPVLDEAIRKKCEERRDEIEKKTEARKQELNALEDKIENRKKRELAKLDGELAKRRKASESAIRGREQELQNKESLIKRLLEKLEHNRQNLIEEILTLMPILEKTGMEKPRELPPELPVSMPHVQARPFAAKFLPLSGLPGEIAEQDFLDRWRAFTQASGYSFDEDDLINFHICIKSEDMNILAGPSGIGKSSLPRLYAKALHGSAEGPCRFLMVSVKPGWLDSQELIGHFNALEGRFQPSGTGLYDFLINADLEAESGGSGVFFCCLDEMNLSHIEHYFADFLSLLQKPVNERTLSLFSGSQCRTEDSFRECDTIFIPESLRFCGTVNVDETTKFFSPKVIDRVHFIEISPPDLKNIKSWAKKDIPPSRNDSPVSHRIYQSWARDPSQSRDFVLSVLGEFEKDTDFLKISPRTYISLCNYIANARGLLDSDQQAMDFAIFQKILPTLRGHSSQFRENLNRFSEICDRRGYRRSAERLNQMARARFMDFFNYSLD; encoded by the coding sequence ATGAATATCGGTGACAAGGTCATTGCGGTTGTCTATGAGCCTTTCTGGGAAAATAACAGAAATGTTTTCTGTACATTAAAACCCCTTATAAAAATTAATGGCGAAAAAGTTGATACCGGGGATTTTTATAACCGGAAAAGAATCTGGTGGAAGCTGACGCCGGAAGATGAAAAAAATGCCAGTGTGGGCCGCCTGCTCACCGTGGAACTTCAGTACGCCCCGTCCTTTGATCAGGGAAATTCCAACAGCGACCGGTTTCAGGTGGCGTTTAACAGCGCAGCCCCGGCCGATCAGGATGTTGTGGAAATTGTGAATGGCGTGTCGGAATTCAGCCTGCTAAAAAAAAGAATTATTCCAAATAAACGCGCTCTGACCCGCTGTATTTTCTGCAGGCTGGGCGGGGAGATCATAGGCCCTTTCACCTGTGAGCCTCAGAAATCAAAAGAGATGCCCGGCACCTTTGATAATCATATCAGTCCCGGCATCGGTGCCCACGAAGTGCGGCGTATTCCCTGGACCGAATTTGCAGCCACGGTTCATCCGATTGAACAATCGGTCGAGGTGGCGACAGAAGAACATGAAAAGAATCTGATTACCCTGGATTACGTTATTTTTCCCAGGCAGTCGATGGATGCGCTTCTGAAGAGGGGGATCGGAGAAATCGTTGATACCCGCAAAGATGAGGAAATCATCAGTGAGGTGGCCAAATCGATCAAATGGTCCAGGCGGGACAAGCAGGGAATCCGGCGGCTTGTCAAGGACATGGACAAGCGGAATATTGAAAAAGATAAAGAAAAAATTCTTGAAATCGTGGAAAGGGTGGAAAAAAATCATGAACTGCTCCGGGAACTGACCGATGAACTGCTGGAAGAGAAACGCCTTAGACCCGTGCTGGATGAGGCTATCCGGAAAAAATGCGAGGAACGCCGGGATGAAATCGAAAAGAAAACAGAGGCCCGGAAACAGGAACTGAACGCCCTTGAAGACAAAATTGAAAACAGAAAAAAACGGGAACTTGCAAAACTGGACGGGGAGCTTGCAAAACGGCGGAAGGCGTCTGAATCGGCAATCAGAGGCCGGGAGCAGGAACTGCAAAACAAAGAATCACTGATTAAAAGGCTGCTTGAAAAACTCGAACATAACCGGCAAAATCTTATTGAAGAGATACTCACGCTCATGCCGATCCTTGAAAAGACGGGCATGGAAAAGCCCCGTGAGCTGCCGCCCGAACTTCCCGTCAGTATGCCGCATGTTCAGGCAAGGCCATTCGCTGCGAAATTTCTCCCGCTCAGCGGCCTGCCCGGAGAGATCGCCGAACAGGACTTTCTGGACCGCTGGCGTGCCTTTACCCAGGCGTCCGGCTACAGTTTTGATGAGGACGATCTGATTAATTTTCATATCTGCATCAAATCCGAGGATATGAATATCCTGGCCGGACCAAGCGGCATCGGCAAGTCCTCCCTGCCCCGGCTCTATGCCAAAGCCCTGCACGGCAGCGCCGAAGGGCCATGCCGTTTTCTGATGGTCAGCGTCAAACCGGGGTGGCTTGACAGTCAGGAACTGATCGGTCATTTCAACGCGCTGGAAGGACGTTTCCAGCCGTCCGGCACCGGTTTATATGATTTTCTGATCAACGCGGATCTTGAGGCGGAATCCGGGGGAAGCGGCGTCTTTTTCTGCTGTCTGGACGAGATGAACCTCTCGCACATCGAACATTATTTTGCCGATTTTCTCAGCCTGCTCCAAAAGCCTGTTAATGAACGCACCCTCAGTCTTTTTTCCGGCTCTCAGTGTCGGACAGAGGATTCGTTCCGGGAATGCGACACGATTTTCATCCCGGAATCCCTGCGGTTCTGCGGCACAGTCAATGTGGATGAGACCACCAAATTTTTCAGCCCCAAAGTCATAGACCGGGTTCATTTTATTGAAATATCCCCACCGGATCTGAAAAATATAAAGTCATGGGCCAAAAAAGACATCCCTCCGTCCCGAAATGACAGCCCGGTTTCCCACCGGATTTACCAGTCATGGGCCCGTGACCCGAGTCAATCCCGTGATTTTGTGCTTTCGGTGCTGGGGGAATTTGAAAAGGATACTGATTTTCTAAAAATTTCTCCCAGAACCTATATATCGCTCTGCAACTATATTGCAAATGCCAGAGGGCTGCTGGATTCAGATCAGCAGGCAATGGATTTCGCCATTTTTCAGAAAATACTGCCCACACTGCGGGGACATTCATCTCAGTTCCGGGAAAACCTGAACCGGTTCAGCGAAATCTGCGACCGCAGGGGATACCGTCGCTCGGCAGAGCGCCTGAATCAGATGGCCAGAGCCCGGTTCATGGATTTTTTCAACTATTCTCTGGACTAG
- a CDS encoding metallophosphoesterase family protein: MHMKLNGKDKYTIGVISDTHGLLRPGAYEILKGADLIAHAGDVGGAEILRELEKIAPVVAVRGNTDGGNWAGGLPEEEVFEVGETLMYIRHDLHRMQIDPAGAKFDVVITGHTHQPAVQQKDRVLFLNPGSAGPRRFDYPVSVAILRVSGLSVSPEIIKLSNL, encoded by the coding sequence ATGCATATGAAACTGAATGGCAAAGATAAATATACCATTGGCGTAATCTCCGACACCCACGGCCTTCTCAGGCCGGGCGCGTATGAAATACTGAAGGGCGCGGATCTGATCGCCCATGCCGGTGATGTCGGCGGGGCTGAAATTCTCCGTGAACTTGAAAAAATAGCGCCGGTCGTGGCGGTCCGGGGCAATACGGATGGCGGAAACTGGGCAGGCGGGCTCCCGGAGGAGGAGGTCTTCGAGGTGGGGGAAACGCTCATGTACATACGCCATGACCTGCACCGGATGCAGATTGACCCGGCCGGCGCGAAGTTCGACGTGGTCATCACCGGTCACACGCATCAGCCCGCTGTTCAGCAGAAAGACCGCGTCCTTTTTCTCAATCCCGGAAGTGCCGGACCCCGCCGGTTCGACTATCCGGTTTCCGTGGCAATTCTCAGGGTCAGCGGCCTTTCAGTCTCTCCTGAAATCATAAAGCTCTCAAATCTGTAA
- a CDS encoding histone H1-like repetitive region-containing protein, translating to MSKKGKNQKPAASAKEKPVSVKTLIQKKFDAWKPETLFKAAADEAYEKGFSAPPFFADPDSAESKKVREVLFRKFDFDFAAVAKPPRKVIPTEVLLRKKFDAWKPETLFKAAADEAYEKGFSAPPFFADPDSAESKKAREVLFRKFDFDFAAVAKPPRKVIPTEVLLRKKFDAWKPETLFKAAADEAYEKGFSAPPFFADPDSAESKKAHEVLFRKFDFDFAELAKQAAEKAAAEKAAAEKAAAEKAAAEKAAAEKAAAEKAAAEKAAAEKAAAEKAAAEKAAAEKAAAEKAAAEKAAAEKAAAEKAAAEKAAAEKAAAEKAAAEKAAAEKAAAEKAAAEKAAAEKAAAEKAAAEKAAAEKAAAEKAAAEKAAAEKAAAEKAAAEKAAAEKAAAEKAAAEKAAAEKAAKKADPVYRLIRYCSAGLAVVFTLIIAASYSNSSKYYLVSPSDDTVQVWKGSFSPLGKELVASLYGMKLSEPVKEVYTREDAFTVAYAYFSDMADSLLAESAPEIKEVRSLLSRALPFADTDAERNAVESRLSRVSLMTWLYMADVAVTRGAASDLEDALKALEEASRLKLEGYQAQLVEQKIAMINGLLEGAKEEAQSQVSEEETVTADESAAPEEAAPEETEAAKPEAPADSEPVTTL from the coding sequence GTGAGCAAAAAGGGGAAAAATCAAAAGCCCGCAGCGTCCGCTAAAGAGAAACCGGTTTCTGTAAAAACGCTTATTCAGAAGAAGTTCGATGCGTGGAAGCCGGAAACGCTTTTTAAGGCTGCTGCGGATGAGGCGTATGAAAAAGGATTCTCCGCGCCGCCCTTTTTTGCTGATCCCGACAGCGCGGAGAGCAAAAAGGTCCGCGAGGTGCTGTTCAGAAAATTTGACTTTGACTTTGCGGCGGTGGCCAAACCGCCCAGAAAGGTGATCCCGACGGAAGTGCTTCTCCGCAAAAAGTTCGATGCGTGGAAGCCGGAAACGCTTTTTAAGGCTGCTGCGGATGAGGCGTATGAAAAAGGATTCTCCGCGCCGCCCTTTTTTGCTGATCCCGACAGTGCGGAGAGCAAAAAGGCCCGCGAGGTGCTGTTCAGAAAATTTGACTTTGACTTTGCGGCGGTGGCCAAACCGCCCAGAAAGGTGATCCCGACGGAAGTGCTTCTCCGCAAAAAGTTCGATGCGTGGAAGCCGGAAACGCTCTTTAAGGCTGCTGCGGATGAGGCGTATGAAAAAGGATTCTCCGCGCCGCCCTTTTTTGCTGATCCCGACAGCGCGGAGAGCAAAAAGGCCCACGAGGTGCTGTTCAGAAAATTTGACTTTGACTTTGCTGAATTAGCAAAGCAGGCTGCTGAGAAAGCCGCTGCCGAGAAGGCCGCTGCCGAAAAGGCCGCTGCCGAAAAGGCCGCTGCCGAAAAGGCCGCTGCCGAAAAGGCCGCTGCCGAGAAGGCCGCTGCCGAAAAGGCCGCTGCCGAAAAGGCCGCTGCCGAGAAGGCCGCTGCCGAAAAGGCCGCTGCCGAGAAGGCCGCTGCCGAGAAGGCCGCTGCCGAAAAGGCCGCTGCCGAGAAGGCCGCTGCTGAGAAAGCCGCTGCCGAGAAGGCCGCTGCTGAGAAAGCCGCTGCCGAGAAGGCCGCTGCTGAGAAAGCCGCTGCCGAGAAGGCCGCTGCTGAGAAAGCCGCTGCCGAGAAGGCCGCTGCTGAGAAAGCCGCTGCCGAGAAGGCCGCTGCTGAGAAAGCCGCTGCCGAGAAGGCCGCTGCTGAGAAAGCCGCTGCCGAGAAGGCCGCTGCTGAGAAAGCCGCTGCCGAGAAGGCCGCTGCTGAGAAAGCCGCTGCCGAGAAGGCCGCTGCTGAGAAAGCCGCTGCCGAGAAGGCCGCTGCTGAGAAAGCCGCTAAAAAAGCAGATCCTGTCTACCGGCTCATCAGGTATTGTTCAGCCGGTCTTGCCGTGGTGTTTACGCTGATTATCGCAGCCAGTTACTCAAACTCTTCAAAGTACTACCTGGTTTCGCCGTCGGACGACACGGTTCAGGTCTGGAAGGGCAGTTTTTCGCCTTTGGGTAAAGAGCTGGTTGCCAGCCTGTACGGCATGAAACTTTCCGAGCCTGTCAAAGAGGTTTACACCCGGGAAGACGCATTTACGGTTGCCTATGCCTATTTTTCCGATATGGCAGATTCTCTTCTGGCCGAATCAGCTCCTGAGATCAAAGAAGTCCGTTCTCTGCTGAGTCGGGCACTCCCCTTTGCAGATACTGATGCGGAGCGTAATGCTGTCGAATCCCGGCTCAGCCGCGTCAGCCTGATGACATGGCTCTACATGGCTGATGTTGCGGTTACCCGGGGGGCGGCATCTGATCTGGAGGATGCACTGAAGGCGCTTGAGGAAGCATCCCGGCTGAAGCTGGAAGGCTATCAGGCCCAGCTCGTAGAGCAGAAAATCGCGATGATCAACGGCCTGCTGGAAGGTGCAAAAGAAGAGGCGCAGTCCCAGGTTTCCGAGGAAGAGACGGTAACTGCCGATGAATCCGCAGCACCGGAAGAAGCAGCACCGGAAGAAACAGAAGCGGCAAAACCGGAAGCACCCGCTGATTCAGAACCTGTGACCACGCTGTAA
- a CDS encoding universal stress protein, whose amino-acid sequence MEAQLFHIFRNTPLGRETLLQSLYFCKKTDAAPVVYIPKFTKFLMYFENDVVQVDLDESYLCSAHTAFEHAEALIRDARLEPNFLEPRNFTASTLPDIPTHFDFMCCPRSVSDLSSKIGLGYIGPRVRRIVNAAHFPVLLTSPVYKPWHSIAVFFGGSANAVSALRLGLRIRRISGLPLEVFTQAEKKPEFYEKVIQQEGLEAKMAQSVDKWHVFETGTLEENLYDVPHDALVIMGAFGHGLIRDLVFGSIMERIQSIISNNLLVVGPRYTANI is encoded by the coding sequence ATGGAAGCTCAGTTATTTCACATATTCAGAAATACCCCCCTGGGCCGGGAGACCCTGCTCCAGTCTCTTTATTTCTGCAAAAAAACCGACGCGGCGCCGGTGGTCTACATTCCGAAATTTACAAAATTTCTGATGTACTTTGAAAACGACGTGGTGCAGGTGGATTTGGACGAATCCTATCTCTGCTCGGCCCATACGGCCTTTGAACACGCGGAAGCGCTGATCCGGGACGCACGGCTGGAGCCGAATTTTCTGGAACCCAGGAACTTCACGGCCTCCACCCTGCCCGACATACCGACCCACTTCGATTTTATGTGCTGCCCCCGGAGTGTCAGTGACCTCTCCTCCAAAATCGGCCTGGGCTACATCGGCCCCCGGGTCCGGCGGATCGTTAACGCAGCCCATTTCCCCGTGCTGCTGACCAGCCCGGTTTACAAGCCGTGGCACAGTATTGCCGTCTTTTTCGGCGGATCGGCCAACGCGGTCAGCGCGCTTCGCCTGGGATTGCGCATCCGCAGGATATCCGGCCTGCCCCTGGAGGTGTTTACACAGGCGGAAAAGAAGCCGGAATTCTATGAAAAAGTGATTCAGCAGGAGGGGCTTGAAGCGAAGATGGCGCAATCTGTGGACAAGTGGCATGTCTTTGAAACGGGCACCCTTGAGGAAAATCTCTACGACGTTCCCCACGACGCCCTGGTTATCATGGGCGCCTTTGGCCACGGCCTGATCAGGGATCTGGTCTTCGGCAGCATCATGGAGCGGATTCAGTCGATCATTTCAAACAACCTCCTGGTTGTCGGCCCCAGATATACTGCGAATATTTAG